The DNA segment CTCGGGGTAGCGCCCGAACAAGACAAACTGTTTCAAACCGATGCCGTGCTGAAGGTCAACGAAGCGGGCAGGGTGGATGCCGCCCTCCAAGCGAGCCTGCTCGAGGTCGTGGAAGTACTGGCCCGCCTTGCGCCGGTTCCGCGCAGCCCGCAGCTGGAAGAGTTTAAGCGTGAGTTCCAGGTGCGCTACGAGGACGAGGAGGTACCCTTGCTGCAGGTGCTGGACGCCGAAAGCGGGATTGGGTACGGCGCGACGGGGCGAAGCAGCTACTCCCCGCTGGTCCACGATCTCACGCTGGGCGGGAGCCCGGCAGCCGCCGCGCCGCCCGCCGGCGAGCTGCCGCAGCTGCTCCGCCAGAAGCTGCGCGAGGCGGAGCAGCTGCAGCTTTACGCAGTTGACCTCAGCCCGGCTGAGGTGCAGCGCTTGCCACCCGCGGCGGCTCCCTTACCGGCCTCCCTGGGCGTAATGTTTCGCCCGCTAACCGGGGGGCGCGTGCTGCTCGACAGTGTCGGTGGCTCCAGCGCGGTTAACCTGCTGGGGCGCTTTGCGCACGCAGTGCCGGAGATCGACGGCATTGTTCGGCAGGTAGCCCGGTTGGAACAGGCCCACAACCCCTCCGTTGCATTTGCCGAGCTCTGCCACCTGCCGGGCCGGCGCCTGGGCAACATCCTGCAGCGGCCCAGCTTTCGCGCGCTGGAGATTCCTTACTTGGCCCAGTCGCTGCTGCCGGCGGCGGAACAGGTGCCCGTCCAGGATCTGCTGCTTTCCCTTCGCCAGGGGCAGCTAGTGCTGCGTTCGCGGCGCTCGGGCCAACGCATCATCCCGCTGCTGGGTACCGCCCACAACTACGCTGGGGGAAGCCTGCCCGTGTACGAGTTCCTGTGCAGCCTCCAGCACGAGGGGCTGCAAACCAGCCTGAAGTTTAACTGGGAGACGGTGGGGGTGACCGCCCCGTTCCTGCCCCGCTTGACTTACAAGTCAGTGGTGCTGGAGCCGGCCAGCTGGCACCTGCCCGCCGCCGAGTTCCAGGTCCTGAGTACCGCGGGGGCCGCCGAGCGGGCCAGCCACTGGCAGGCATTCCGCGAGCGCTGGCGGCTGCCCCGGTTTTTTACCCTGGCCGAGGGGGACAATGAGCTGCTGGTTGACGCGGAAAATCCCCTGCTGGTGGAGGCCTGGCTGGAAAGCATCCGCGGGCAGTCGACCATTAAGCTCAAGGAGTTTCTGTTTGAGCCGGATAGCAGCCTGGCCCGCGACGGCGAGGGCAGACCCTACCCCTCGCAGCTCATTGCCTTGTTGGTACGGCATGCTCCCTGTTACGAGGCGAAGCGGGCATGGCCCTCCGCCGGCTCCGTTTCCTCCGCGCCAACGCGTAAGTTCTCCCTGGGATCGGAGTGGCTCTACTACAAGCTGTACTGCGGGCCGAAAATGGCCAATCGCGTCCTGCGCGAAGCGGTGGCTCCCCTGGTCGCCGAGTTGGAAAAGCGCAAGCTCATCAATCATTGGTTTTTCGTGCGGTACGCCGATCCCGACAGCCACTTGCGTCTACGTCTGCACCTGCCGCAGGTGAAGCGTCTCGGGGAGGTTGTGCAGCTGGTCCGGGACTACCTGCAGCCTTGCCTAGACTACGGGTACGTCTGGAAAAAACAAACCGACACCTACAACCGGGAGCTCGAACGCTACGGCCCCAGCACTATAGAGCTAAGCGAACACCTCTTCCATCAGCAAAGCCAGGCGTATTTGGATTACCTGGTTGCGGCGGGGCCCGAGGATGAAGCCCGGTGCTGGCTCTGGGGCGTGCGGGCCGTTGACGAGCTGCTGGAGGCCTTTAACCTGCCGCTGGACAACAAGCTCGAGCTGTTGCGCAGCTTAAAGGCAGCCTTCGCGGCGGAATTTCAGCTTGGCAAAGAGCTGAAGCGCCAACTTGACGCAAAATACCGCGAGTGGCGCCCCGATTTAAGCCAGGCGCTGACCAGGGATTTCCCGGCGGCGGCGCCCGATGGGCAGCTGCAAGCGTTGGCCGCCGCCATCCGCGGAAAGCTGCGCGAGCACCCGCCGGAGGTTGCCCTGGGATCACTGCTGAGCAGCTACGTGCACATGCTACTCAACCGGGTTATCCCCGCCGATGCCCGCCTGCACGAGCTGGTGCTCTACGATTTCCTTTTCCGGCATTACGATTCCTGCCGGGCGCGGCAAGCAAGGTGAGCTCCGGCAGCCAAGCGGCTACTTCCGGCCGCCCATGACTTTTTCCTGCAGCGCGTCGAAAAAGGCGGTTCGGTAGGTTTCGCCCAGCGGGACGTAGGCCTTCATGTCCTTGAACAGGATCTGGTTGCCGTCCAGAGCCCGGATCTTGTCCAGCGATACGATGTATGACTTGTGAACCCGGATAAACTTTTTGGCCGGTAGCCGATCCTCCAGGGCTTTGATGTTAAGTAAGGTGACGATGCGATCCTCCCGGGTATTGATGGAAACGTAGTTTTTCATGCCTTCGACAAACACGATTTCGTCGAAGTTTACCTTAGTCATCTTGCCCTTGCTCTCGGTCTTGACAAAGATGTAGTCGTCGGCTTGCTCGACCGGCTTCCACCGGCCCGTGGGCTCCAGCGAGGCGTTGAGCGCCTTTTGCGCCGCCTTGAGAAAGCGCTCAAACGCGATGGGCTTGAGCAGGTAGTCGAGGGCATCAAGCTCAAAGCCTTCCACGGCAAACTCGCTGTAAGCCGTCGTGAGAACGACTTTGGTTTTGCCTTGCAGCAGGCGCATGAAGGCCAGCCCCGAAAGCTGGGGCATCTGAATATCCAAAAACAGCAAATCCACCGGCCGGCTGCGAAGCAGGTCCAGGGCATCGATCGGGTTGGTGCAGGCGCCTACCAGTTCCAGAAAGGGAGTTTTGCTAATGTAGGCTTGCAGGATATCGATAGCTCCTTGCTCGTCGTCAACAATCAGGCAGGTAATCATGGGTTACAGTTCCATAGTTAGGGTACACGTATAAAAGCCAGCGTCTTCCGCCACGTGCAAGTTATGGCGGTTGGGGTATACCATATCCAGGCGCCGGCGCGTGTTAACCAGGCCGATGCCGGTGCTCTTTTCCTTGGGGCCCCGCCGGATTTTGTTGCGCGTCTGAAAGGTGAGCCGGTCCTGCTCAACGCTTAAGCGAATGAGAACTGGATTCGCGGGGTCCGCCAGCTCCCCGTGCTTAAAGCAGTTCTCCACGAAGGTGATCAGCACCAAGGGCAGGATCATCCGGTATTCCACGCTGCCGCGGACCGCAAAATCCACTTGCAGTTGCTGGTTGAAGCGCAGCTGATTCAGGGCAATGTAGTTTTGCAGGTGCTGCACCTCCTCGGTCAGCATCACCTTGCCGTTGTGGTCGTCCTGCAGGGCGTAGCGCATGAGGTCGGAGAGCAGCAAAATTCCTCGGGCGGCGGAATCCGAGTGGGGGTACACCTGGGAGTAAAGGAAGTTCAGGGAGTTGAACAGGAAGTGGGGGTTGATTTGGCTTTTCAAAAAAGCCAGGTTGGCTGCCATCAGGCTGTTCTCCGTGTGGCGCAGCTGCATCTCCTGCAAGCGGCGCTGGCGCTCCAGCTGCAGGGCGTAGCGGGCCGCCCCGTAGCCAAGGGAGGCAAACAAGAAAAACGAGCCCCGGTACACCGAGGTAACCCACAGGTTCTTGTAGGTCACCGCGGCCGGCAAAGACCAGCCCAGCAGGGGACCCAGGTGCAGGTTGAGCCCGGTGCGGAGCAGGGCGTAAACGGCCAAAGCCAGCAGGGCCAAAAGGGCGTAACTCACATAACGGCTCTGCGCAACCTGGCGGAGCAACAGCGCGCTGTTCGCGTAAAAAAAGGCGGCATTAAGCAGGTAGTTGGCCGTAACGGCGGCCAGTCCGTTGGTGGCCCCGTTCATGAACAGGAACGTGGCCTGTTCGTAGAGCGTGAAGCCAACCCAAATCAGCACGTGAATAACAACCGGCCGGCGCAGCGCGCGCCGCCAACGGGTAAGGGTTAATTGCATCCGGCGAAATTAGGACCGGAAGCTTCCCCGGCTGCAAGCGTTGAGTGGAGAGTTCGTTGCGCCGGGTTGGTACTGCCAAAAGCCGGGTTGGTGTAATTTTTTTCACCCGGCTTGAGGAGGAAACTAGGTTTGAATTCAACAGCGCCCCGCTGTGCCTCAACCCCTTTCCAACCTTCAGCCGCGATGAAAAGCCCCAAAGCAGCTCCTAAATTCCAGTTAGTAAAGACCGTCGTAACGCGCTTTGCCCCGGCTCAAACCGGTAAGCGCGCCGGCAGCAGTTCGGGCACCGATTCAGTCACCAGCGTACTCTCCAGCTTTTAAGTCTCGCAGCTGGTTCACCCGTTTGCTCGTCGGGTCCTGGGACGCTGGATTCCCGGCCCCGCGGGTTACTTTCTTACCGGTCCGCCGTAGTGCCATGCCCATTACTTTCCCATCTGAGCCTGCCGACAAAGGCCCGTACATCAGCGCTCCGGCGCTTGAGGAAGGACAGGGCCTGAGGCTTAGTTGGGAAATGGTGCACGCTTGGCTGTTGCGGGCCACCGAGATTAGCGCGGCCCCGCTGGGGGAACTGGCAGTCTATGGTTACTGCGTAGATAAAAGCCTGAACCGGCCCGCGGATCCTGCGTTAACGCAGCGCCTGTACCGGCGGCTGCCCGAACAGCTCGATGAACTGCTGCCTTCGCTGCTGGCCTGGCAATTGGATACGCTTTGCGCAGCCGCCTGGCTGCAAGCGGCCTGGAGCGCGGAAGGGGTAGCGTTGCCCGGGGCGGCAGCCCAGCTTGCACAGCTCGATGAGCAGGTGCAGCAGCGAGCCGTCCAGTTAAGCCAGACTGCCTCCCGCGAAAACCGACGAGCTTACTTTCGCAGCCTGCGCTACCTGAACTTACGCCGCCCAATGTCCGAGCCGCTGCTGTGGCGGCTGCTCGAAGGGGGACTGCCCCCGCTGGTTTTCTGCCCGGGGCAGGCGGTACCGCTGGGCCTAAACGGGGGATTAGCTGGCGAGCTGCTGCTGCTGCTGCACCTGCACCGGGACGGGGTAGCCGTTCCCGGCCTGGACCAGCACCTGCGGGTAAGCCTGCAGCTGCTGTTTAGCGCCCGGCAGTCCGTTGATTTTCAGGCGGGTCACTACTCCGTGTTTCCCTACGAGCTGCGCGGATCGGCGGGCGAACCTGCCTTTAGCGCCGAGCTAAGCTGGCAGCGCGGCGACTTAGGCCTCGCCCTCTTGTTTTATGAAGCTGCCGCCTTGTTTGACGACCAGGAGTTATTTAAGACCGCGGAGCTGGTAGGGCTTAATGCGCTGCTGCGCACCTCAACGGCGGAGACCTTGGTAACTACCGCCGGGTGGCAGCGGGGAGCCGCCGGGCTGGCCACCCTGTACGCCAAGCTGCACCAGCTGAGTGGCCAGCCCGCTTACCGGGCCGGCTACGATCATTGGCTCGGCCAGACGCAACGATGGCTGCCCCAGGCGCTCCAAGCGGAGCAGCAAGTAACTACCGCCGCCGTATCCGACACAATCCGGGTCGGCCTGGTGCTGTTATCGGCGTTGAAGGGCAAAGTGCTGTTGTGGGAGAGTGCTCTGCTCTACTAATCAACTTTGCCGTTGTTGGTGGGCAAAGTAGCCGTCAAAGGCCCAATCACCGCTGCTGTAGCCTGCGCCCGCATTTGGCTGCACTTCCATCCGGTACTCGCCTGCTGGATTAACTGCCAGGTACGCCCACCGGGGTTGGTCGTCGGCGTCCGCGGAGCGCTGACGCGCGGCGGGTTTGTCTCTGAGCAAGGTTGAGTCAAGTGGCAGACGCCGTTATCTTGCGCCGCAATTCTCCCTACCATTTAGATGGCCACCACCCCGAGCTTCGTTGATTTTGTAACCGGGCAGCTGGCCGGCGCACTGGATGTGTCGGCCAAAAAGCTGTTCGGCGAATACGGCCTGTACGCCGGCGGCAAGCTGTTTGGCTTGGTGTGCGACAACCAGCTGTTCCTCAAGCCCACCAAGGCCGGCCGGGCATTCCTGGGCGAGGTAGTCGAACAAGCCCCGTACGACGGCGCGAAACCGGCTTTCCTGATCGACGACAAACTCGAGGACAGCCGCTGGCTCAGCGAGCTGGTTGGGGTATCCTTGGCCGAACTGCCGGCGCCCAAAGCCAAGCCCGTGAAAGGCTGATCAAGACCCTAACCGCATCAACTCCGCGCGTTGTCGCGCGAGATAAGCCGTTCTACCGCTGACGGGTCTGGCAACTAAAAGGTTGAGGTTTAGTTGCCAGACCCAGCTGAGGGCTCGTCTTGCGAAAGCATCAGAGCGTGGGCAGCATTGGAGCCCTCTTGCTGCCTATTGGGAAGCTAGCGAAGCAACATAGTTCAAGCGTTCAATGCTATAATCTATCAACTTAGTACCGATAATACTCACTTATCGGTACTAAGTTGAAAAGGAGTATTTTCGGCGTGAAAATTCGTCGGTACTGCTTTATAATGTAGCGCATGGAAAAGTCAGCTCAGCTTGCAGTGGTCGTGCCCACCCGGAATCATGCGTTGGTGGAGTTGCCGCCCTCGGTGGCCAGGTACGTCGAGGCGGGCCTGCACGGTGCGGAGAATACCAAACGTGGGTACGCAGCTGACTTGCGGAGCTTTCAAGACTTTTGCGAGCACCACCAGCTAGTGCACCTGCCGGCAGATGTGACGACCGTTGCAGCGTATGTATCGCAGCTAGCGGATCGTGGATTGAAGCTGGCTACCATTCGTCGGCATGTGGCTGCTATTAGTAAGCTTCATCAACTCGCTGGCCAGACTTCGCCTACGAACCACGAAGCGTTGAACGTGGTGCTGGACGGCATTGCGCGCGTGGTTGGTAAGCGTCAACGCCAGGCACCGGCTTTTACTGTGGCGGAGTTGAAGCAAGCTATTCGGGCAATGGACCTGACAACTCCCACTGGACTCCGGGATCGAGCAGTGCTGTTGTTGGGCTTTGCTGGTGCGTTTCGTCGGTCAGAACTGGTGGCGCTCAATGTCGAAGATGTCGAACTGACTCGCCAAGCTCTGGTAATTCACCTGCAGCGCAGCAAGACTAACCAGTATGGTCAGGAGGAAGAAAAAGCTGTCTTTTATGCTCCCAGCGCGGATTATTGTCCTGTAAGGGCAGTGCAGGAATGGGTTGAATGCTTAGGCCAAACTACTGGGCCTTTATTTACGCGCATGAGCCGTGGCAATAAAGAGCGTCCAGCTCAACCTGGAAGGGCCCGTCTAAGCGATCAAAGTGTAAACGATTTAGTACAAAGACATTTGGGGGCCATTTACACCGCTCACTCCTTGCGTGCATCCTTCGTAACAGTGGCCGTAGAGGCTGGACAATCGAACAAGGCAATCAAAAACCAAACTAAGCAGAAGACAGATGCGATGATTGAACGTTATGCGCGATTAGATGATGTGAAGAGGTTTAATGCAGCACAATATCTTGGGCTATGATATTGTACCCTTTATAGCCGATTCATAAACGAAGCACCCGTGGCTTCCAAGTTAATGGCGCTGGATAATCGGACAGCTGCACCCGTTTGATCGAGGCCTAGCGTTTCGCGAATTTGCTGTAAGCGCGTAAGCTATCGGCATACTATTACGAACTTGAATCTTTCAGTGAAATAAAGTTGCAAACATGAGAGCGTACTTTGATTTGTCTACTTCTTATCTATACCTTTCTAAACTCGTCAGAACAGCACTTTAGCAATCCAATGGGATTATTTGATTCGCAAAAACCTGATCTTAAAGCACTATTCCTTAAACTTTTCAACTGTCCTGATGAACAGGCAGTAGAGAAACTTATACTACAGAATGCAGATATCTTCGCTCCTCCTTCCAATTGGAAGCCACTGGGTGGGAGCGAGAATATGTATGGGGTGATTGAAAACCAGCAGGCTTCGCCTATTGCGGCGCTTGTGGAGAAGATAACCAACTCCATTGATGCTACCCTCATGCGTAAATGCTATGAGGCAGGAATCAACCCGAAGAATGGAACGGCCCCCAAAACGATGGAGGCGGCCGTGAAACAATTTTACTCGGGCCAGGCGGATAAGTGGGACCTTAGCTCGTTCCGCAAGGCACAGGCGGAGAACATACAAATTGTTGCTTCTGGTGCTAGAATGAATACGTCGCTCACCATTTACGACAATGGCGAAGGACAGCACCCCGAGAAGTTCGAGGACACGTTTTTATCGTTGCTGCGTGGCAATAAGAACGAAATCCACTTTGTCCAGGGCAAGTACAACATGGGCGGTAGTGGCGCTATTGTGTTTTGCGGCAAGCGGGGTTATCAACTTGTAGCTTCACGGCGCTATGATGGCACTGGGCCACTAGGCTTTACATTGATCCGGGAGCATCCCCTGACCAAAGAAGAGCAAGGCTCACGAAAGAACACATGGTACGAATTCTTAGTGTTGGACGGCCAGATTCCGTCCTTCCCTATTACGGAACTGGATCTAGGTCTGGTGGGCCGTTCGTTTACAACCGGCTCTGTTATCAAGCTCTACTCCTACGGGCTGCCGGAGGGTTCCCGGTCTGTTATTTCTCGCGACCTTAATCAAAGCCTCAATGAGTTTCTGTTTGAGCCGGCGCTACCGGTGCTGACGGTTGACACGAAGGAGCGGTACCCCAAGGATAATAACCTAGAGCGGCCTCTTTTTGGGTTGAAGCGCCGCTTAGAGCAGGACGACAAGGAGTATGTGGAGCTGAACTTTGTAGAGGACTATACCGATGCGCTGTTTGGCAAAATGAGGGTATCAGGGTATGTGTTCAATACAAAGGTCGGCGGCAAATCAGCAAAGGACACGCGGGACTCTATCCAGCGGGAGTTTTTCAAGAACAACATGGCCGTGCTTTTCTCTATGAACGGGCAGGTGCATGGACACTATTCTTCGGAGTTTATTACCCGGGCGCTCAAGCTCAATCTGCTGAAGAACCATTTGCTGCTGCATATAGACTGCACCAATATGAGCTATGAGTTTCGCAAGGAGCTATTCATGGCCTCGCGGGACCGGCTGAAGGATGGAGAAGAAACGCGGGAGCTGCGAAAGTTCTTAGCCGCTAAGTTGGGTAAGGCAGGTGGAAGGCTGGCCGAAATTGAGAAGAAGCGGAAGGATGCTATCTCGGTTGACGGTACCGACTCTAAGGACCTGCTGAAGAATGTAACCAAGAACATTCAGCTCAACCCAGATCTGCTAAAGCTGCTCGGTAGCACCTTTAAGCTAGACGAGAAGAAGGCACAGCCTGAAAAAAAGGACAAACCGGAAAAGAAAGCGTCCTCCAAACCACAGCCAGAACCTTTCAAGCCACAGCGTTTCCCTTCGTTTTTCAAGGTGAAAGGCAGTCCCGACGGCGACAAAGTACTTACTGGCATTCCACTGGGCGGTGAGAAAACCATCCGCTTCACTACAGACGTTGAAAATCAATATTTCAACCGGGTGGATGAACCAGGCGAATTGAGGATAGCCTTGCTCGATACGAAACGTGCTACTGGCAAAGGCGGT comes from the Hymenobacter sp. YIM 151858-1 genome and includes:
- a CDS encoding LytR/AlgR family response regulator transcription factor translates to MITCLIVDDEQGAIDILQAYISKTPFLELVGACTNPIDALDLLRSRPVDLLFLDIQMPQLSGLAFMRLLQGKTKVVLTTAYSEFAVEGFELDALDYLLKPIAFERFLKAAQKALNASLEPTGRWKPVEQADDYIFVKTESKGKMTKVNFDEIVFVEGMKNYVSINTREDRIVTLLNIKALEDRLPAKKFIRVHKSYIVSLDKIRALDGNQILFKDMKAYVPLGETYRTAFFDALQEKVMGGRK
- a CDS encoding lantibiotic dehydratase, coding for MTDLYQFLPELILRAPLRPFNPDISETQLAACLEDEGFMEALYLASPTLHEQCGKLLRGELTDPRRLSRVRGSLVRYLIRMRSRCTPFGLFAGCGVLRWGAGSQVELAAQAHRRHTRLDMHYLCALAQHLGEQDFVRTRLRYRPNSSWYRIGEEIRYIEYQYLPTGRVEQISSVEAHAQVEEVLAACNEDEDYGALLARLSPEQTSEREEAAAFLDALIAAQVLVSELEPTVTGPEYFAHLLGVLSRLADQAPEEPRLLFIRQTLTAVADLLAQLDQQPTAPVTSYTRIAGLLEQLGVAPEQDKLFQTDAVLKVNEAGRVDAALQASLLEVVEVLARLAPVPRSPQLEEFKREFQVRYEDEEVPLLQVLDAESGIGYGATGRSSYSPLVHDLTLGGSPAAAAPPAGELPQLLRQKLREAEQLQLYAVDLSPAEVQRLPPAAAPLPASLGVMFRPLTGGRVLLDSVGGSSAVNLLGRFAHAVPEIDGIVRQVARLEQAHNPSVAFAELCHLPGRRLGNILQRPSFRALEIPYLAQSLLPAAEQVPVQDLLLSLRQGQLVLRSRRSGQRIIPLLGTAHNYAGGSLPVYEFLCSLQHEGLQTSLKFNWETVGVTAPFLPRLTYKSVVLEPASWHLPAAEFQVLSTAGAAERASHWQAFRERWRLPRFFTLAEGDNELLVDAENPLLVEAWLESIRGQSTIKLKEFLFEPDSSLARDGEGRPYPSQLIALLVRHAPCYEAKRAWPSAGSVSSAPTRKFSLGSEWLYYKLYCGPKMANRVLREAVAPLVAELEKRKLINHWFFVRYADPDSHLRLRLHLPQVKRLGEVVQLVRDYLQPCLDYGYVWKKQTDTYNRELERYGPSTIELSEHLFHQQSQAYLDYLVAAGPEDEARCWLWGVRAVDELLEAFNLPLDNKLELLRSLKAAFAAEFQLGKELKRQLDAKYREWRPDLSQALTRDFPAAAPDGQLQALAAAIRGKLREHPPEVALGSLLSSYVHMLLNRVIPADARLHELVLYDFLFRHYDSCRARQAR
- a CDS encoding TfoX/Sxy family protein, encoding MATTPSFVDFVTGQLAGALDVSAKKLFGEYGLYAGGKLFGLVCDNQLFLKPTKAGRAFLGEVVEQAPYDGAKPAFLIDDKLEDSRWLSELVGVSLAELPAPKAKPVKG
- a CDS encoding glycoside hydrolase family protein; amino-acid sequence: MRATEISAAPLGELAVYGYCVDKSLNRPADPALTQRLYRRLPEQLDELLPSLLAWQLDTLCAAAWLQAAWSAEGVALPGAAAQLAQLDEQVQQRAVQLSQTASRENRRAYFRSLRYLNLRRPMSEPLLWRLLEGGLPPLVFCPGQAVPLGLNGGLAGELLLLLHLHRDGVAVPGLDQHLRVSLQLLFSARQSVDFQAGHYSVFPYELRGSAGEPAFSAELSWQRGDLGLALLFYEAAALFDDQELFKTAELVGLNALLRTSTAETLVTTAGWQRGAAGLATLYAKLHQLSGQPAYRAGYDHWLGQTQRWLPQALQAEQQVTTAAVSDTIRVGLVLLSALKGKVLLWESALLY
- a CDS encoding tyrosine-type recombinase/integrase, whose protein sequence is MEKSAQLAVVVPTRNHALVELPPSVARYVEAGLHGAENTKRGYAADLRSFQDFCEHHQLVHLPADVTTVAAYVSQLADRGLKLATIRRHVAAISKLHQLAGQTSPTNHEALNVVLDGIARVVGKRQRQAPAFTVAELKQAIRAMDLTTPTGLRDRAVLLLGFAGAFRRSELVALNVEDVELTRQALVIHLQRSKTNQYGQEEEKAVFYAPSADYCPVRAVQEWVECLGQTTGPLFTRMSRGNKERPAQPGRARLSDQSVNDLVQRHLGAIYTAHSLRASFVTVAVEAGQSNKAIKNQTKQKTDAMIERYARLDDVKRFNAAQYLGL
- a CDS encoding sensor histidine kinase, which gives rise to MQLTLTRWRRALRRPVVIHVLIWVGFTLYEQATFLFMNGATNGLAAVTANYLLNAAFFYANSALLLRQVAQSRYVSYALLALLALAVYALLRTGLNLHLGPLLGWSLPAAVTYKNLWVTSVYRGSFFLFASLGYGAARYALQLERQRRLQEMQLRHTENSLMAANLAFLKSQINPHFLFNSLNFLYSQVYPHSDSAARGILLLSDLMRYALQDDHNGKVMLTEEVQHLQNYIALNQLRFNQQLQVDFAVRGSVEYRMILPLVLITFVENCFKHGELADPANPVLIRLSVEQDRLTFQTRNKIRRGPKEKSTGIGLVNTRRRLDMVYPNRHNLHVAEDAGFYTCTLTMEL